The genomic interval CCAGTAGATATTCCAACAAGAATTCCTTCTTTTTTTGCCGTTTTTTTAACATAATAAAAAGCGTCTTCTTTAGAAACTAAAAAAGATCCATCTAATATTTTGACATTTAAAATAGATGGGATAAAACCTGCCCCTAACCCTTGTAAAGAATGAGGATTAGGAACTCCACCAAATATAACCGGAGATTCTATAGGTTCTACAGAAAAAATTTTTATATTAGGAAACTGATTTTTTAATACTTCTCCTATTCCAGTAATATGACCTCCAGTCCCTACCCCTGTTATGAAATAATCTATTCCATTAGGAAAAGCATTGATTATTTCTTTTGCAGTTGTATTTTTATGTATATTTGGATTTGAAATATTATCAAATTGTTTGGGCATCCAGGAATTTGGAATAGTATCAGTTAATTCTTCAGCTTTTTTAATAGCTCCTCTCATCCCATCTTCTTTTGGAGTGAGAACAAATTTAGCTCCAAAAATAGAAAATAATTTTCTTCTCTCCATGCTCATAGATTCTGGCATAACTAAAATAAGACGATATTCTTTTACAGAACAAACCATAGATAATCCTATCCCTGTATTTCCAGAAGTAGGTTCTATGATAATATCTCCTTTATGAATAATTCCTTTTTTTTCTGCATCTTCTATCATAGATAAAGCTATTCTATCTTTAATACTTCCTCCAGGATTATTCTTTTCCAATTTCATCCATACCTGATGATTAGGAAATAATTTTTTAAGACGTACATGAGGGGTATTTCCAATAGTTTTTAAAATGCTATCAACTTTCATTTTATTTTTTTTTTATTATATCATAAAATTAATGGGATCAGGAAAAGGACTGTTATTTCTCATTTTTATTTCGTTTTTTTGATATACTATAGAAAAAGGGGGGACGCTTTTTGTTACCCAAACATTACCTCCAAGTACACTATCATGCCCTATTATAGTTTCTCCACCGAGAACAGTCGCTCCAGCATAAATTGTTACTTGATCTTCTATTGTTGGATGACGTTTTATATTTGATAGTTTTTTATCTACATAAATAGCACCTAAAGTTACGCCTTGATATATTTTAACTTTCTCTCCTATTTTTGTACTAGAACCTATAACTATTCCTGTTCCATGATCAATGGCAAAAGCTTTTCCTATTTTTGCTGATGCATGAATATCCACTCCAGTTTTACTGTGTGCATATCCTGTTATCAATCTTGGAATAATTGGAATTTTTTGAATCCATAATTGATGCGCAATCCTATATAATGCAGTAGCAAAAAAACCAGGATAAGAAAGAAAAATCTCTTCTATAACTGTTGCGGCAGGATCCGACTTCAATATCGCATTAGCATCTATTATCAAGGTTTTATAAATATTAGGAACTTCTTTAAAAAATATCTTAGTAAGATTATCAGAATCTTTTTCATTTATATTCAATTCAATAAAAATATCATATAAAAGATCTTGTAATTTATAGTAATTTTTTCTAAAAAAAATAGCATCATTCAAAATATTCTGATTGGGAGTAAATAAAATATGAAATAATTTATTCACAAAATTTTCAGATTTTTTCTTATCAGGATAAGTATCTTTATTCTTGTTATTTTCAAATATGGTTGTTAAAAAATCTAACATTTATTTTTCTGTTTTTTATTATATCATATTTATATATAGAATCAAACTTCTGTTCTTTAAAGAATTCGTTATTATAATTATAAAATATGTTTTATATTAGCTAATGTATCCCTAAAAAATAAATAAAAGTACCATTTCATGTGTGTGTTTGTTCATTTATTTACTACACCACATATATAATAATATTATTATTCTGATAATTGATTCTATTAACCAGAATCATATACATATTTTTTTTAAAACCTAAATAAAACAATAAAATAGAATTTCTATACTAAAAATAACAAACATATACAATCATACGCATACGTTACGTATGAATGAATTTTGATCATAATTTATACAAATTACTGATTTTTTTATAAAAAAAACCTTATTCCATATTTCAAAAACCAACAACATGTACATAATGAAAAAATATAAATTTCAATTTATATAATTGTAAAAATTCCTTTGTTTTATGGAAAAAATTAGAAAGTGTTCTTAATTTACAGATACATAAAATCTATCTCTTTCCTACGTTTTTGCTACGTTAACGTTAAGAATAAGATCCCTATAAAATAAATAATCACGCAAATATAAGAATTTCTTTTTTTTAAAAAAACATGTTATATTCATAATAAACTTTATCAAGTTCATGAAAAAAATTAAAGTTGCTAATCCTATAGTAGAAATAGATGGAGATGAAATGGCTAGAGTTATATGGAGGCACATAAAAGAATATTTTATTTTTCCTTATTTAGATATAAATATTATTTATTTTGATTTAGGAATAAAAAATAGAAATATTACAAATGATCAAATCACTATAGATGCTGCTTATGCTATAAAAAAATATAATGTAGGAATTAAATGTGCTACAATTACACCAGATGAAGATAGAATGAAAGAATTCCATCTAAAAAAAATGTGGAATTCCCCAAATGGAACTATTAGAAACATTATTAATGGAACTGTTTTTAGAGAGCCTATTATAGTGAAAAATATTCCTCGTTCTATTCCAAGTTGGATTAACCCCATATGTATAGCTAGACATGCTTATGCTGATCAATATCAAGCTGTAGATTTTTTTATTGAGGAAAAAGGGAAATTATATATTTCTTTTGTTCCAGATGACAATAAAAAGAACAAATCAATAAAATTTAAAATTCATCACTTTATAGGCCCTGGTATTGCTATGGGAATGTACAATACAGATCAATCTATTTATGGATTCGCTCGTTCTTGTTTTAATTATTCTGTATATAAAAAATGGCCTCTTTTTTTATCTACTAAAAATACTATATTAAAAACATATGATGGAAGATTTAAAAAAATATTTCAAGAAATATATAATAATGAATTTAAATCAAAATTTGAAAAACTACAGATTACTTATGAACATCGATTAATTGATGATATGATTGCAAAATCAATTAAATTAAATGGAAAATTTATATGGGCTTGTAAAAACTATGATGGAGATGTTCTATCCGATTTCATAGCTCAAGGATTTGGTTCACTAGGAATGATGACTTCTATTTTGCTTACTCCAGATGGAAAAACTTTAGAATCTGAAGCGGTTCACGGAACTATTACAAGACATTATAGATTACATCAAAATGGACAAGAAACGTCTACTAACCCTATCTCTTCCATTTTTTCTTGGACTCGTGGTCTTAAACATCGCGCTATTCTAGATAAAAACAGAGATTTAAAGTTTTTTTCGGAAAAAATGGAAAAAACATGCATAGATTTTATAGAATCTGGAAATATGACTAAAGATTTATTTCAATTATCATACAAAAATGAGAAAAAAAATAATTATTTAAATACTAAAACTTTTATTAAAAAACTCAAAATTTTTTTTGATGAAAGAATAAAATCAAAGAATATATAATATATTATTTTTTTATTAATTTTTTTATAATTTCTTTTCTATTAAATTTATCTAATAAATTTTTTGTAAAATGAGAAATAAAAAAAATATTTTTTGGCTTATAAAATTTCTTTTTTCCATTAAAAATGGTATCTGGAATATGTAATGGAAAAGGATTACCTTCAATAATTAATATTATTTTTTCTCCTAATATTTTATCAGGAATTGAGGATATAAAAAATCGTTTTTCATAAGGAATAAAAAAACTAATTTCTTTTTCTATTAATTCAGGAATAATTTTGATTCCTCCACTGTTAATAACGTTATCATATCTTCCTATCCAAGTAAATGTATTTTTAGATATTATATGAACAATATCATTTGTTTGCACAAATGAGTCCATGCAACATGAAGAAAAAACACCCAAACAATTTCTACTATCTACACTCAAAGTGATATCTTGAAATGATTCATAAAAAACAGATTTATTTAATCCATTAATTTTTTTTATAGCAATATGACCGAAAGTTTCGGTCATACCATAAGTAGCATAACAAATTGTTGAAATATTTTGCAATTTTTTTTCCAAAAAATTTGAAATAGAATACCCTCCTATTAAAACAATTTTAATATTTTTTAAATATTTTAAACTAAAAAAAACTTGTAGCGGAACCATTGATGTTATATCAAAATATTCTTTAATGTTTTTTAAAGGATTCGATGATGGAGGGACGCAATATATTTTCCATTTAAAAATAATAGCACGTACTAAGAACATTTTAGCGCCTATAAAATCTGGAGATAAACATAATAATCCTCTAATTCCTTTTTTTTTAAGTTTTAAAAATTTTACAGTTTTTATCGCTCTTTCATACATATGTTCTTTACGTAAAGAAATAATTTTAGGAACACCTGTTGTTCCAGAAGTTAAAGATGATAATATAGGTTTATTGTCATACCAACTTTTTAAAAAAGAAAAAATATCTTTTTTCCAAAAATCTTTTTTTTTGTTTAAAAAATAAGAAGAAGTCAATATTTTTTTAGAAGAAAAATCTATCCACATTTTTTTTTATTTATTTAATAATATTTTTATTTTCCATTTTGTAAATGGATTATACCAAATAAAACCTTTTTTAATTTCTAAAGAAGAAATCCAATTATTTAGGTACAAAATTCCTGTATTAAATCCATGAGGACCTTGATTATTATATTTTTTTTGCATGATGAAAGTCCATTGTGCAATAGCATTAATTCCAATATTACTTTCCAAAGAAGAACTAATATACCATTTTATTTTTCTTTTATTAGCTTCTAATATCCATTCTTCAGTTCCGTAAAATCCCCCATTTATACTAGGTTTTAGTATAATATACTTAGGTTGAATAACATCCAATAATCTTTTTTTTTCTTTTAATATATTAACATTTTCTAGCTCTTCATCTAATGCTATAGGTATTTTGGATTTTTTACATATTTCTGACATACTTTTCCAATTGCCAGATAATATTGGTTGTTCCATTGAATCAATAATATCTAAATCATAAAATTTATTTAAGTAATATAAAGCTTCTTGAATATTGTTGAAACAACCATTTGCGTCTACACGTATTTT from Blattabacterium cuenoti carries:
- a CDS encoding serine O-acetyltransferase; its protein translation is MLDFLTTIFENNKNKDTYPDKKKSENFVNKLFHILFTPNQNILNDAIFFRKNYYKLQDLLYDIFIELNINEKDSDNLTKIFFKEVPNIYKTLIIDANAILKSDPAATVIEEIFLSYPGFFATALYRIAHQLWIQKIPIIPRLITGYAHSKTGVDIHASAKIGKAFAIDHGTGIVIGSSTKIGEKVKIYQGVTLGAIYVDKKLSNIKRHPTIEDQVTIYAGATVLGGETIIGHDSVLGGNVWVTKSVPPFSIVYQKNEIKMRNNSPFPDPINFMI
- a CDS encoding AMP-binding protein, which produces MWIDFSSKKILTSSYFLNKKKDFWKKDIFSFLKSWYDNKPILSSLTSGTTGVPKIISLRKEHMYERAIKTVKFLKLKKKGIRGLLCLSPDFIGAKMFLVRAIIFKWKIYCVPPSSNPLKNIKEYFDITSMVPLQVFFSLKYLKNIKIVLIGGYSISNFLEKKLQNISTICYATYGMTETFGHIAIKKINGLNKSVFYESFQDITLSVDSRNCLGVFSSCCMDSFVQTNDIVHIISKNTFTWIGRYDNVINSGGIKIIPELIEKEISFFIPYEKRFFISSIPDKILGEKIILIIEGNPFPLHIPDTIFNGKKKFYKPKNIFFISHFTKNLLDKFNRKEIIKKLIKK
- the cysK gene encoding cysteine synthase A, with protein sequence MKVDSILKTIGNTPHVRLKKLFPNHQVWMKLEKNNPGGSIKDRIALSMIEDAEKKGIIHKGDIIIEPTSGNTGIGLSMVCSVKEYRLILVMPESMSMERRKLFSIFGAKFVLTPKEDGMRGAIKKAEELTDTIPNSWMPKQFDNISNPNIHKNTTAKEIINAFPNGIDYFITGVGTGGHITGIGEVLKNQFPNIKIFSVEPIESPVIFGGVPNPHSLQGLGAGFIPSILNVKILDGSFLVSKEDAFYYVKKTAKKEGILVGISTGATLSAIQKQLSKFSKESTILTLNYDTGERYLSLDDLFL
- a CDS encoding NADP-dependent isocitrate dehydrogenase; the encoded protein is MKKIKVANPIVEIDGDEMARVIWRHIKEYFIFPYLDINIIYFDLGIKNRNITNDQITIDAAYAIKKYNVGIKCATITPDEDRMKEFHLKKMWNSPNGTIRNIINGTVFREPIIVKNIPRSIPSWINPICIARHAYADQYQAVDFFIEEKGKLYISFVPDDNKKNKSIKFKIHHFIGPGIAMGMYNTDQSIYGFARSCFNYSVYKKWPLFLSTKNTILKTYDGRFKKIFQEIYNNEFKSKFEKLQITYEHRLIDDMIAKSIKLNGKFIWACKNYDGDVLSDFIAQGFGSLGMMTSILLTPDGKTLESEAVHGTITRHYRLHQNGQETSTNPISSIFSWTRGLKHRAILDKNRDLKFFSEKMEKTCIDFIESGNMTKDLFQLSYKNEKKNNYLNTKTFIKKLKIFFDERIKSKNI